gaaaaacacggagacatgtcagtgttcgtgggagcgcacggatcacacagacccattaaagtcaatgggtccatgtaaaacacgtaccgcacacggatgctgtccgtgtgccgtgcaggagacagcgctacagtaagcgctgtccccccagcgtggtgctgaacccgccattcatttcttctctccagcagcgctcGCTGGCGAGAATATGAAAAGAATTCTTtttttggcatttaaaaaaaatccctgtccccaaccccccccgctgttaataaaatacttacccggctccctctcctcgccgcagcttctcctgtatgagcggtcacgtggtgccgcccattacagtgatgaatatgcggctccacccctatgggaggtggagccgcatattcatcactgtaatgggcggcaccacgtgaccgctcatacaggagaagctgcggtgaggagaggaagcagcgacggagccgggtaagtattttattattgTCTATAGCCAATTCAGTTTCTAGCCGACATCCTGGTTGTACGAGTCACCGTCTGCAGATACTAGCTTTGACAACTCCATGTCACGTAATGTCAAAAATCACTTAGAAAAGTATTTAGCCGAAATAACAAAGGGAAGAGTCAGACAGCGGTACGACTCGGACGGGGATAATGCTTGGACTGGCGGTCGGCTCTTCCGCCTTCACCGTGACAGCTTATTTGAAATACAAtgttaaagaataaaataaaacacaaaattaTAGCTTTCTGGAAGTAATGATACCAATCAAAATAGAAAATTAACAAAAGCAAAGATAGAAACAaactgaacatataccctgctgtaagtaaaatgCAATACTGCATATTAATAGCATAGGGTACTTGCTTAGTAAaccctgttttaaaaaaaaaaaaaaaaaagcataaaagccatcctatCAGCACCAAGGTGTACCCAGGCGGGATGGTCCTAGCTTCTAGCATTTCAATCTTACCAAGTAACAAAAATGCCCTTAATGTGAAGAAGGGCCGAGCTGGATTGGGGCCAGACTATGGACACCCAGCAATGGGAAGCTATGTAAACGCAAGGCCCAGCTGAAAGAAAGAGGccaccctcttgtatgcatggagtGCAAGAAAGTAAAGCAAAACCAAAAGAAATGAGCTGGAGTATAACTTGGTATACATGCAACGTGACAAAACCGGAGatagaaacaaataaaaaaaaataccctgCTTTTAAGTAaaaagttttaatactagagaccggGCTGCCActgggaatttcagggccccataccgtCAAAATGTTTGGTCCCGCTTGACCTATGGAACATTTGTTAAATTACCCaacactctttttaggtatatttttaatttttctttaaagggaatgtgtcacatacattttttaaactaattgaaaccagattgtgacattttttttttataatttgtatttctgattgcagattattgtATTCTGTTTTCTGTACACTTATGGAAGCTATTGGTGGATATCGGATTGCAGTGCATGGACAGGCTGGTGGTCTCATGACttgaactcagcagcctcacacCATGTATGAGGACGCGTGTCAGATCGGTGCCCAGTCCATGCACTGGAGTGCAAGCGCAGACCAATTTCCAGGTTCCCATAATTATACTGCCATAATAAAGATGCTTCCCAATCCTATATACCCACTTGCATCAACCATTCTCTTCGCTTCTAATCCCCAACCAAAATGTgtaagctactggatgatcctgagtGCTGTTGTCTGCTATTATAACTGGGCATTTAGTTTTGCAGCAGCTCGGCGTCATCCAGTAGCTTATAAATTTTGGTTGTAGGAAGGAATGATTATAGCATACAATCACATACTAAAATGGTGGACAAATACATGCATGGACTTAAAAACGCctgacgggggtgacaggttccctttaactaaaagagccaccttgtgcagcactaatgctgcattctgtcaaggtggctcttttagttataatgcctgcacacgctgaaataaacacttgtaaaatgtgccccctcttaccctgaaatcgccagggaggcgggtctttccttcctaatcagacgcagcacagccatcactccgggcctgtgtgcgccgggcgccgcctcctcagcgttgttagaatctgtcccggagccagcgCTGTGTTGTTAACCCTtcggcatgcgcagttagcactgtccGTCCACTGTCCTCATTTGTAGTCTTGCTGAATGCGCCCGTGCGgccacactgcggggcaggattcTTGGCAGGGCGGCCACCCAGGCGCAAttagctagactgcaaatgagggcAGTGGCcttgcagcgctaactgcgcatgcccaagggttaacaacacagcgcaggctccaggacagattcaaacaacgctgaggcggcgcccggcgcacaggcccggagcgacggctgtgctgcgtctgattaggagggaaagaccttCCTCTGGGaatatttcagggtatgagggggcacattttataaacgtttatttcagcgtgtgcaggcattataactaaaagagccaccttgtcagaatgcagcattaatactgaacaagatggctcttttagttacaaacgcctgagggggtgacaggttccctttaagttagttACATACAGTCCGTCAGAAGCTTCCCACTGACAGACGCGGACTCCCCTCAGCAGCTTCACCCTGCCAGATGCAGACTCCCCCTCAGCAGCCTCCTccgagtcctcacacactgcccacaTCAATGGCTCCTGTCTCCCATGCATGTGGCATGCTTCTCTGTTCCGGAATGAAGAAAGGCACGCagcatgtcacatgaccggcgtACTACGTCGGGACCATGAGGCACTCGGGCCTGCTGCTGCGGCTTAAAGGTACAGCAATTCCGACTGCCGGGTGCattaacaacactgtaggtgtatctttaaatcaCCGCAGTGTTATGTATCTGGCATGCAGCAGCGCTGAACTATTACACCTGGGGCCCAGCAAGCAGAATCTAAAAGAGGGGGGCCAGAGCtgcctgctcaccaggccccatacagtAGGAAGGGCAATAACGTCCTGATGGCGGCAGTGACTAGAGGTCCCAAATTGTGTACACCTTggcgctggtgggatggcttttactttttattttgttttaatcaGTGTTTACTAAATACGGTACCTTAATGTTATTTATATGGACTATTGCTTTTtcttatgttcattttgtttccagATCTTCGATATTGTCTGCCAAGTGGCCAGTGCAAACATGCTCGTACACGTTGCATATATAACATACTCTACTTCGTTTCTTTCAGATTTGCAAAATATAAAATGTTGCCAACCAGTAAAAGCTGtaaaaaggaaaatatatatatattttttagtcaCCGCAATAATGAAAGTATACCAAAATAATATAAACTAAATAAATATGTCAGCTTGCAAGGGAAAACAAACCAAACGGCTCCAcgaatggtaatttttttttgttttaaaaaagtaGTCTTTATAATGGTGACAAACATTGTGCGcaaggcctctgacctttcccggcgtctgcgcactgcagtacttttctctgccctcaacagggcatacaaagtacacctgcgtcggagctgcagcgtgaagacaagaagaggaagtcatcctatgaagatgggaggccccagaccggactgcgacacccatcgaatcggacagcagcaggaccgcccctgggtgagtataatctaacctctttctcatctttcaggatacatcggcggcttatctacagcattacagaatgctgtagataagcccctgatgccggtgggcttagctcaccttccattttgtgggtgacagattccctgtaacagAGTTATCCTTTAACAATGACTATGATCAGTCCTTGGTGGTAGCATGGTGAcactggttagcactgttacttGCCACAATTGTGGTGCAGAGGTTAAAGTAGACCAAAGACATATGCAGGGAGTTTGTATGTCAATTGGCATCACATTAAACGGAGTCtgcatttctggaaaaaaaaaaaaaaaaatgtagggaaGTTGGGACAGTTGATCCACTTTTGTGATGGCTGCGGCATATGTGAGCAACCTGAATTCTAACAGAACAAAGGACTGAAACGAGTGGGTGACGACACATGAAGTCTCTAATACAAAgacaaatgaaaaatatttttttattcggAAGCTGAACATACTGCTAACATTGTATAGGAAACACAATCTTTGGTGTGAAGCAGGTATAAATGTAATGAGGCGTGCTCCGGGTACTGCATACGGCCACGGAGCAGCCAGGATAATGTACTACGCAGGAAAAACATGCTTTCATCAGAAACAAGATTTCAGCCTGGTACAAATAGGAAAAAGTCATGTTACAACAAATTAATACTGATTTAATTCTTCCATTCAAATGCATTTTTCAGAAAACACTAAAAGTTACACTATAGCCAACACATGATTTATGCCAGAAAATCAGAAATCTACTGCTGCTGGAAAAGAAGATGCAGGTAACCTCCAGTCCAAGTCCTTCAGCCACTGCCATGTAGTAACGGGTGGGCCAGACGCAATAAGCGGAGGCTGGGCCCCTGACAGTAAGGTCTTTGTAAAGGCACAGTTTACATGGGAAAGTATTGGTGGTTACCAAAAGGCTGGAGATACCATGAATGCTAAACAGACCAAAAATCTGCAGCTCAGCAAGTCACCCGGCCGGCATCAAATGGACAGAGAGGTAAATCACACTGCCTCTGACCCAGTGATCTGTGTGGCAGCCTACTTTTCTGTTCATTGCACTCCATAGGTCCATTTAGATAGAATTGCATAGTCTACTGCTAAACCACAACAGGGATCTCAAATGCCAAGATGCGTTGCTGGTCATTAAAGAGGATCTTTTAGCACTTGTCTACATATCTGTAGCATCTTGTCTTAGAACTGTGCCTTGTGATGTTCCCCTTTTACACCTCCTAGAAATCAATGAATAAATTGACAAAAGAggtgccccccccccaccctcTGACACTGTCCAAACACTCCCGACTAGGGATGAGCCGACCCATGGAACTGCAGGTTGTGGTACACGACCGAACGTTAGTCCAAAGTTCGGGTCGGGTACCAGAGCTGTACCCAAAATTGAGCTACTTTGGAGCTGGAAGATCACTCCTCTCCCAGACTGTAAAACGGACTTAGAGGGGAAGTCGGTGTTCGGAATTCAGCACCGAACTAGGTGTCCGGTACAAACCCTGAGCTTCACAGTTCGAGTTCACTCATCTCGATCAGACTCTAGAGACATCTGTTTGATGATGGGAAGTTGTTCCTAGAAATGTAGTAGACAGCATCCAACAGGTGAAGCTCAAGACATCTGTATTCTGCCATCTACAGGATGCAACGTCTCATCCCATCACAAGGGCTAGCTCAAGCATGCATGACAGGCCTGTGGTAGGACATCCTGTAAATGGCAGCGTTTTGAACTTCATCTGCTGGATGCTGCCCACTACATTTCTATGCCTGCTGTATCCAAGTGGGTTCCTTGGAATTTTGCACCTTTTGCCTTTACACGGGAGACAGTCCTGATCCCCTCTTGCCTCCTAACCAGTGCTGGAGGCGATCTCTATACATCTGATGTCAGGAGGAATAACAGGAAAAGCTCAAGGCAGAGTTTTAAGATgctccagaattatttttttttttaagaagatcTCAGGTATGTACTTAGACAGACAAGCACAGCAAGCTGAAAGCTCctcttcaaagaagaaaaaaaacaaaacaaattgaagTGCCCCAATGACATAACATAGAAAACATAGAACAAGGCTAGAGATCATGGAACGGTAACATAGCGCCATGCAGCATCATACTCCCAACTGGTCCCATTTGTACTGGGCAGAACAGCGATAAGGTTGAGAACTCTCTTTCCTCAAATTGTTTTATTCCAGAGTGAAATATAAAAATGAAGTTATTCTTAAAAATTTTACTTGTGAAGTAATGACAGTAAGTACTATGTGACTACACATTATAGGGGTGGTATACCTCTGGGAACCCTCAGGAGGGGCACATATAGCATCACAAGTAATGCACAGGGGATCGCCATATAGATCACTATCTCAGTATGTACTACATGTATTTCCCCATCTCATCAAGGGTTAATACAGGTATAGACCCCTAAAAAGACAAAACAATTGCTGATCTCATCATTCTTCCACTACATGATCTCAATCTAGGATGGCACTTAAGTACATTGCAGCAGTCTCCATCCCTTTAAATGAAATGACACACGGTGACTTCATAGTGCAGCTGTAATGACACAAACACCCAATGACAAGTGGTAAAACCAATAGAGGAGTAGGCAGATCCGGGTGACGATGATCTGGCAGCTGCTGGTGGACTGTAGTCTGCCATGCTGGGCATTCCCTGGCGGCTAGGCTGCTGGTTCGGAATAAAATGGGGGAGAAGAGGAGGGATGCCATGGTAGTCGGGTCGGCGGTGCCTGCCTCTACGCGGCCTCCTTCTCCGGCTGCACGGCCTGGCTGTACGGAGGAGGGGGGCTGTCCTTCACGGGCATATTGATGGCTTCTTCataggaaggaaggagcagagggtTCTTCTCCGGCCCGGGCACCACGATCACGGCCAGGCCGCCGGTGTCGCCCGGAGGGCAGGCCCTGGTGAGCAGGAAGCGGTAGTATGTCAGCACACAGCGGATCAGGTAGATCttcagcagcaggagcagcaggTACAGGGCGATGAACAGGAACGAGCCCCCGGCCACCGCCGCCTTGTCCGGGTCGTCCTGCCCGGGGAGGTAGGGCCTGGTGCTGATCATGCGGAGCTCCGACGGGAAGCGCACGAAGAAGCCGCAGAAGAGCAGCAGGGAGCCCAGGAAGTCGATGATCTGGAAGGCCAGGAAGGGCAGCAGGAGCCCCGGGCGTCTGCGGAGGACCCCGAACAGCAGGCACAGGCTAAGCAGGAGCAGGACGAAGGCCAGGGAGTACATGACCGCCACAGGCCCGGCCGAGCTCCACGGCCCGGAACACTCTCCCCCGCATTTAATCACCGCCACCGTCTGCCATACCAGAGACTGCAGGCTGACGAACACGTAGTACACGGCGACTCCCAGCACCACGGAGCGAATGTTAAAATAGCCGCAACACCTGGGCggttcctgcgtcaccatcctgccaGCGGCCGCTTCTCTGCCTCTGCGAGGAAATCTGAGGGGCAACCGGAAGTGGCAGGCGTTATAAATAGTCGGGTAGCCGCGCCCACGGTGACGTCATACAAGGTCGCTTCACGTGATTGCTGAGAGAGCCCCGCTCCATTGCGGCCAGAGTGTAGACGTCATAATAAAGGCTGGAAGTGGAATTTCCCTCAGCGGCTTCTGTGGCCCggctagtcctgtgaggcagcagtgtatgcggcgtgtagtctgtgcctgcggtccgtagtcctgtgaggcagcagtgtatgcggcgtgtagtctgtgcctgcggtccgtagtcctgtgaggcagtagtgtatgcggcgtgtagtctgtgcctgcggtccgtagtcctgtgaggcagtagtgtatgcggcgtgtagtctgtgcctgcggtccgtagtcctgtgaggcagtagtgtatgcggcgtgtactcTGCCCGCGgttcgtagtcctgtgaggcagcagtgtatgcggcgtgtagtctgtgcccgcggtccgtagtcctgtgaggcagcagtgtatgcggcgtgtagtctgtgcctgcggtccgtagtcctgtgaggcagcagtgtatgcggcgtgtactcTGCCCGCGgttcgtagtcctgtgaggcagcagtgtatgcggcgtgtagtctgtgcccgcggttcgtagtcctgtgaggcagcagtgtatgcggcgtgtagtctgtgcctgcggtccgtagtcctgtgaggcagcagtgtatgcggcgtgtactctgcccgcggtccgtagtcctgtgaggcagtagtgtatgcggcgtgtactctgcccgcggtccgtagtcctgtgaggcagtagtgtatgcggcgtgtactctgcccgcggtccgtagtcctgtgaggcagtagtgtatgcggcgtgtactctgcccgcggtccgtagtcctgtgaggcagcagtgtatgcggcgtgtagtctgtgcctgcggtccgtagtcctgtgaggcagcagtgtatgcggcgtgtagtctgtgcccgcggtccgtagtcctgtgaggcagcagtgtatgcggcgagtactctgtgcccgcggtccgtagtcctgtgcggcagcagtgtatgcggcgtgtagtctgtgcccgcggtccgtactcctgtgaggcagcagtgtatgcggcgtgtagtctgtgcccgcggtccgtagtcctgtgaggcagcagtgtatgcggcgtgtagtctgtgcccgcggtccgtagtcctgtgaggcagtagtgtatgcggcgtgtagtctgtgcctgcggtccgtagtcctgtgaggcagcagtgtatacggcgtgtagtctgtgcccgcggtccgtagtcctgtgaggcagcagtgtatgcggcgagtACTCTGTGCccacggtccgtagtcctgtgaggcagtagtgtatgcggcgtgtagtctgtgcctgcggtccgtagtcctgtgaggcagcagtgtatgcggcgtgtagtctgtgcccgcggtccgtagtcctgtgaggcagcagtgtatgcggcgagtactctgtgcccgcggtccgtagtcctgtgaggcagcagtgtatgcggcgagtactctgtgcccgcggtccgtagtcctgtgaggcagcagtgtatgcggcgtgtagtctgtgcctgcggtccgtagtcctgtgaggcagcagtgtatgcggcgtgtagtctgtgcccgtggtccgtagtcctgtgaggcagcagtgtatgcggcgagtactctgtgcccgcggtccgtagtcctgtgaggcagcagtgtatgcggcgtgtagtctgtgcctgcggtccgtagtcctgtgaggcagcagtgtatgcggcgtgtagtctgtgcctgcggtccgtagtcctgtgaggcagtagTGTATGCGGCGTCTACtctgcccgcggtccgtagtcctgtgaggcagtagtgtatgcggcgtgtactctgcccgcggtccgtagtcctgtgaggcagcagtgtatgcggcgtgtagtctgtgcctgcggtccgtagtcctgtgaggcagcagtgtatgcggcgtgtagtctgtgcccgcggtccgtagtcctgtgaggcagcagtgtatgcggcgagtactctgtgcccgcggtccgtagtcctgtgaggcagcagtgtatgcggcgtgtagtctgtgcctgcggtccgtagtcctgtgaggcagcagtgtatgcggcgtgtagtctgtgcccgtggtccgtagtcctgtgaggcagcagtgtatgcggcgagtactctgtgcccgcggtccgtagtcctgtgaggcagcagtgtatgcggcgtgtagtctgtgcctgcggtccgtagtcctgtgaggcagcagtgtatgcggcgtgtagtctgtgcctgcggtccgtagtcctgtgaggcagcagtgtatgcggcgtgtagtctgtgcctgcggtccgtagtcctgtgaggcagtagtgtatgcggcgtgtactcTGCCCGCGgttcgtagtcctgtgaggcagcagtgtatgcggcgtgtagtctgtgcctgcggtccgtagtcctgtgaggcagtagtgtatgcggcgtgtactcTGCccacggtccgtagtcctgtgaggcagtagtgtatgcggcgtgtactctgcccgcggtccgtagtcctgtgaggcagcagtgtatgcggcgtgtagtctgtgcctgcggtccgtagtcctgtgaggcagcagtgtatgcggcgtgtagtctgtgcctgcggtccgtagtcctgtgaggcagtagtgtatgcggcgtgtactcTGCccacggtccgtagtcctgtgaggcagtagtgtatgcggcgtgtactctgcccgcggtccgtagtcctgtgaggcagcagtgtatgcggcgtgtagtctgtgcctgcggtccgtagtcctgtgaggcagcagtgtatgcggcgtgtagtctgtgcccgcggtccgtagtcctgtgaggcagcagtgtatgcggcgagtactctgtgcccgcggtccgtagtcctgtgcggcagcagtgtatgcggcgtgtagtctgtgcccgcggtccgtactcctgtgaggcagcagtgtatgcggcgtgtagtctgtgcccgcggtccgtagtcctgtgaggcagcagtgtatgcggcgtgtagtctgtgcccgcggtccgtagtcctgtgaggcagtagtgtatgcggcgtgtagtctgtgcctgcggtccgtagtcctgtgaggcagcagtgtatacggcgtgtagtctgtgcccgcggtccgtagtcctgtgaggcagcagtgtatgcggcgagtACTCTGTGCccacggtccgtagtcctgtgaggcagtagTGTATGtggcgtgtagtctgtgcctgcggtccgtagtcctgtgaggcagcagtgtatgcggcgtgtagtctgtgcccgcggtccgtagtcctgtgaggcagcagtgtatgcggcgtgtagtctgtgcccgcggtccgtagtcctgtgaggcagcagtgtatgcggcgagtactctgtgcccgcggtccgtagtcctgtgaggcagcagtgtatgcggcgagtactctgtgcccgcggtccgtagtcctgtgaggcagcagtgtatgcggcgtgtagtctgtgcctgcggtccgtagtcctgtgaggcagcagtgtatgcggcgtgtagtctgtgcccgtggtccgtagtcctgtgaggcagcagtgtatgcggcgagtactctgtgcccgcggtccgtagtcctgtgaggcagcagtgtatgcggcgtgtagtctgtgcctgcggtccgtagtcctgtgaggcagcagtgtatgcggcgtgtagtctgtgcctgcggtccgtagtcctgtgaggcagtagtgtatgcggcgtgtagtctgtgcctgcggtccgtagtcctgtgaggcagtagtgtatgcggcgtgtagtctgtgcctgcggtccgtagtcctgtgaggcagtagtgtatgcggcgtgtactcTGCCCGCGgttcgtagtcctgtgaggcagcagtgtatgcggcgtgtagtctgtgcccgcggtccgtagtcctgtgaggcagcagtgtatgcggcgtgtagtctgtgcctgcggtccgtagtcctgtgaggcagcagtgtatgcggcgtgtactcTGCCCGCGgttcgtagtcctgtgaggcagcagtgtatgcggcgtgtagtctgtgcccgcggttcgtagtcctgtgaggcagcagtgtatgcggcgtgtagtctgtgcctgcggtccgtagtcctgtgaggcagcagtgtatgcggcgtgtactctgcccgcggtccgtagtcctgtgaggcagtagtgtatgcggcgtgtactctgcccgcggtccgtagtcctgtgaggcagtagtgtatgcggcgtgtactctgcccgcggtccgtagtcctgtgaggcagtagtgtatgcggcgtgtactctgcccgcggtccgtagtcctgtgaggcagcagtgtatgcggcgtgtagtctgtgcctgcggtccgtagtcctgtgaggcagcagtgtatgcggcgtgtagtctgtgcccgcggtccgtagtcctgtgaggcagcagtgtatgcggcgagtactctgtgcccgcggtccgtagtcctgtgcggcagcagtgtatgcggcgtgtagtctgtgcccgcggtccgtactcctgtgaggcagcagtgtatgcggcgtgtagtctgtgcccgcggtccgtagtcctgtgaggcagcagtgtatgcggcgtgtagtctgtgcccgcggtccgtagtcctgtgaggcagtagtgtatgcggcgtgtagtctgtgcctgcggtccgtagtcctgtgaggcagcagtgtatacggcgtgtagtctgtgcccgcggtccgtagtcctgtgaggcagcagtgtatgcggcgagtACTCTGTGCccacggtccgtagtcctgtgaggcagtagtgtatgcggcgtgtagtctgtgcctgcggtccgtagtcctgtgaggcagcagtgtatgcggcgtgtagtctgtgcccgcggtccgtagtcctgtgaggcagcagtgtatgcggcgagtactctgtgcccgcggtccgtagtcctgtgaggcagcagtgtatgcggcgagtactctgtgcccgcggtccgtagtcctgtgaggcagcagtgtatgcggcgtgtagtctgtgcctgcggtccgtagtcctgtgaggcagcagtgtatgcggcgtgtagtctgtgcccgtggtccgtagtcctgtgaggcagcagtgtatgcggcgagtactctgtgcccgcggtccgtagtcctgtgaggcagcagtgtatgcggcgtgtagtctgtgcctgcggtccgtagtcctgtgaggcagcagtgtatgcggcgtgtagtctgtgcctgcggtccgtagtcctgtgaggcagtagTGTATGCGGCGTCTACtctgcccgcggtccgtagtcctgtgaggcagtagtgtatgcggcgtgtactctgcccgcggtccgtagtcctgtgaggcagcagtgtatgcggcgtgtagtctgtgcctgcggtccgtagtcctgtgaggcagcagtgtatgcggcgtgtagtctgtgcccgcggtccgtagtcctgtgaggcagcagtgtatgcggcgagtactctgtgcccgcggtccgtagtcctgtgaggcagcagtgtatgcggcgtgtagtctgtgcctgcggtccgtagtcctgtgaggcagcagtgtatgcggcgtgtagtctgtgcccgtggtccgtagtcctgtgaggcagcagtgtatgcggcgagtactctgtgcccgcggtccgtagtcctgtgaggcagcagtgtatgcggcgtgtagtctgtgcctgcggtccgtagtcctgtgaggcagcagtgtatgcggcgtgtagtctgtgcctgcgg
This region of Ranitomeya imitator isolate aRanImi1 chromosome 1, aRanImi1.pri, whole genome shotgun sequence genomic DNA includes:
- the LOC138671286 gene encoding lysosomal-associated transmembrane protein 5-like gives rise to the protein MVTQEPPRCCGYFNIRSVVLGVAVYYVFVSLQSLVWQTVAVIKCGGECSGPWSSAGPVAVMYSLAFVLLLLSLCLLFGVLRRRPGLLLPFLAFQIIDFLGSLLLFCGFFVRFPSELRMISTRPYLPGQDDPDKAAVAGGSFLFIALYLLLLLLKIYLIRCVLTYYRFLLTRACPPGDTGGLAVIVVPGPEKNPLLLPSYEEAINMPVKDSPPPPYSQAVQPEKEAA